The Terriglobus roseus region CAAGATGAATCGCGCAGAAAAGAATGTGCACAGAATTTGTGGCACGCAGGCAACATTTTCTGCATCGGGAGATGGGGTTGAGTGCATCTGAAGTAGGAAACCGAAGCATGGCCGACGCCCGACCACTGACCGGCGAGTCAGTGGAGACGAGGAACCGAGCCGCTTGGGTCGCAATGGAGCGTATGACGCAACACGATCGAGCCTCAGGCTTACACTGCCTCCCGCGGCGCTGGACACTGTCCGCGGCGGCGGTTCTCTCGCTGATGCTGCCGCTCGGAGCCGTTGCCCAGGCAACGAGCACAGCGCCGGGCACCAACGACCACACCGCTAGCGGAGTTTCCACCGTTCAGGGCGCGGAGCAGATTTTCAGCTCTGTCCCACAGGCCGCCGGCAGCACGCAGGTAACACAACAGGACTTCAAGGGATCACTCATCGATGGCAAGGCCACCGATGGTGTGCTGGATCTGACGCTGGACGATGCAATCCAGCGCGGCTTTCGCACGAACCTGGGCCTGATCCTGCAAGGTGCACAGACACAGACGGTGAATGGTCAGAAGCTGCAGGCATTGCAAGCTCTTCTACCGACTGTCACCGGCTCGGCTTCCTACACGGTGGAGCAGGTCAATCTTGCCGCCTATGGTTTGACCTTTCCGGGACTGAACCCGATTATTGGTCCCTTCCAGGTCTTTGACTTCCGCGCGTACCTTTCGCAGTCGCTGGTGAATGTGAGCAGCATTCAGAAGTACATTGCTGCGAAACATAATTTTCAGGGCGCGAAGCTAACCGCCGAAGACGCACGCAACATGGTGGTGCTGACCATCGGCAATGCTTACCTTCTCTGCATTGCGGATCAGGCACGCATCGACGCAGCTGTCGCGGAACGTGCGAATGCAAAAGTCTCTCTCGATCAGGCTACTGCAGCGCATGACGCTGGCACCAGCCCCAAGCTGGATGTACTGCGCGCACGCGTTGACTATCAGAATGCCGATCAGCAGGTTATCCAGACGCAGAACAATCTGGAGAAGGACAAGCTGAGCCTGGCTCGCGCCATTGGCCTTCCGCTGGATCAGAAGTTTCGCATTGCCGATGCGGCTCCTTTCTCGGCTGCAACGCCCACCACGCCAGAACAGGCGTTTGCCGATGCACAGAAGAACCGCAAGGATCTACAGGCATCCGCAGAGCGTGTGAAGGGTGCGCAATCGCAGAAGTCCGCGGCGAAGGCTGAATATTACCCGACCGTTGACTTTAACGGCGACTTCGGTGACCTGGGCACGACGCCCGCTCACTCGCATGGCACCTACACCGCAACAGGACAGGTCTCTGTTCCCGTTTTGCAGATTGCACGTACGCAGGGCGACATTCAGGTGGCGGACGCCAACCTGAAGACCGCGCAGGCTCGCTATTCCGATCAGGTGCAGCAGATCAACGCGGATGTTCGCGATGCGCTGTTGGACATTGAAGCGGCGGAAAAGCTGGTGGAAGCCACCAAGTCCAACGTGGACCTTGCGAACGAAGCTCTTAGCGAAGCACAGCAGCGCTTCCGTGCTGGTGTGGCAGATAACCTTGCCGTCTCCGATGCGCAGTCGCAGACCGAACAGGCGAACAACCAGTACATTAGCGCGCTGTATCAGCACAACATTGCAAAGCTTTCATTGGCGCGCGCCGTCGGCTACGCCGGAACGAATTACAAACAAGCTCTTCAACTCGGAGGAAAGTGATCGTGGCAGATTCCGATCAGCAGCAACAGCAGCAGAACACAGCAGCAGCACCCGATCCGTCTGAGACGGCACCGGCCAAGGCGCGCCGCAAGTTCATCATCATCGTGGTTGTCCTCCTTCTCGTTCTAGTGGCCGGTTTCTTCTACTGGCGCTCCACTCTGACGGAAGACACGGACGATGCGCAGGTGGATGGCGATCTCTACCAGGTATCCGCACGTGTCTCAGGTCAGGTGATCAAGGTCAATGTCACGGATAATCAGGAGATCAAGCAGGGCGATGTCATCGCCGAGATTGATCCGCGCGACTATCAGGTAGCGTTGGAACAGGCAGAGGCGCAGCTTGCCAATGCCAAGGCGAGCTATCTTCAGGCCAACTCCAACGTACCCATTGTCAATGTCCAGACGCGCACGCAGGTAGCGACTTCGGGTTCGGACGTTGCGACGGCTGAAGCTTCT contains the following coding sequences:
- a CDS encoding TolC family protein gives rise to the protein MADARPLTGESVETRNRAAWVAMERMTQHDRASGLHCLPRRWTLSAAAVLSLMLPLGAVAQATSTAPGTNDHTASGVSTVQGAEQIFSSVPQAAGSTQVTQQDFKGSLIDGKATDGVLDLTLDDAIQRGFRTNLGLILQGAQTQTVNGQKLQALQALLPTVTGSASYTVEQVNLAAYGLTFPGLNPIIGPFQVFDFRAYLSQSLVNVSSIQKYIAAKHNFQGAKLTAEDARNMVVLTIGNAYLLCIADQARIDAAVAERANAKVSLDQATAAHDAGTSPKLDVLRARVDYQNADQQVIQTQNNLEKDKLSLARAIGLPLDQKFRIADAAPFSAATPTTPEQAFADAQKNRKDLQASAERVKGAQSQKSAAKAEYYPTVDFNGDFGDLGTTPAHSHGTYTATGQVSVPVLQIARTQGDIQVADANLKTAQARYSDQVQQINADVRDALLDIEAAEKLVEATKSNVDLANEALSEAQQRFRAGVADNLAVSDAQSQTEQANNQYISALYQHNIAKLSLARAVGYAGTNYKQALQLGGK